The genomic stretch TCCCTTCGCGCGCACTTCAAGAAAGAGTCCCAAGCTTCGGCTTGGGACTCTTTCGTTTAAGGCGATTGTCTCGCATGGCCTTGGCGATTTCCAGCGATCGGTGTGACCGCCTCATGGATGCTCTCGCAGCAATGGCTGGATTGCGCGGATCGCCGTCCACTTTGAAGTGCGATGGCGTTTCAAATTATCCAGCCATTGCTGCGACAGCGTTTCAAAGAATCGAACCATTGCTGCGATGGCGTTGCCCGGAAAGCCTGGATTGCTGCGCCGTCAGGCCTCCGCCGCCAGTTGTGCCACGGCATGGCCGACGGCGGCCAGCACCGTTTCATCGGACAGCGTGCGGAAGTGTCCGGAGACGGGCAGTTCAATGTTGGCGGCACCGGCCAGGGCACTGCCCCCGGGAATGTGCGGATCAAATTCCGGGTAGATCGAGACAACCTTGTGGTTCAGGGCAGCCTGTTCCTGCAACGCCAGGAGCGCCCCGTCCGCGGGCGAAAAGTCGCGCATGGTCCGGGACATCAGATATCGGGCGTAGGGCGAGCCGGCAAACGGGGTGGCCACGGCCACCATCCCCAGCACCTCTACCCCGGCGGCGGGGGCTGGGAGGGGCGATCCGCCGTCGCGCGTCAGGTCGGTGCGGTGCAGCCGGACGCCTTTGGCACGGTCGGCGTCCAGCATGAGATGCTTGCCGATCAGCCCGCCCTTGCTGTGGGCCAGCAAAATGCACCGGGTGACGCCATGGCCGGCGTGCAGCGCGGCGAGCCTGGCCGTGGCGAGTGCGGCGGAATCCGGCACGGGCAGGCGGTTGAAGCCAAGCGCCGGAACCGTGAAAACCCTGTACCCCAGGGCGCTCAGGCGGGCGGCGGCAGGATCCAGGAAGAACCATGATTCGTACACGCCTGGCAGCAGCACGACGGCCGGCAAGGCGGGGTCGCCCTGTGCGTAGTGGGCCGGGGCCCCGCGGCGGAACACCGACTCGAGCTGGCGCCAGCCCGCGTACAGGTAGTCCAGCGACCACCAGCCCAGGCGCTTGAGCATCTTCATGCGGCGCCCACATGGGCCAGGATGTATTCGGCAACGCAGTGCCCGTCCTTGACCATGGTCTCGTGGCCGCGCCCGGCGACCTCCACCATGGTTGCGTTCGGGATCATCGCCGTGACCCCCTCAACCCAGCCGTGCGGGCAGACGCGGTCCCGGCCGCCGCGGATCACAAGCGTCTGGGCCTGGATGCGCGGCAGCGTGTCCTCGATGCTGTGCTCCATCATGCTGTGCAGCTTCTTGATGAACCAGCGAGGACCGGTTTTCGCATAGTTCCGCACGCCGACGGCAACGACCTTGGGGCTTTCGCCGAACAGGTCCTGCGCCATGCGCCAGGCTTGTTTGCCGATGGTGCGTTCATGGCTGTTGACCGTGGGTGCCACCAGCACCAGCTCCGGGAACAGGTCCGGGCGCTGGGCTGCAGCCTCGGCCACCACCTGGGTGCCCATGGAATGGCCCACCAGGATGGGCCGGTCCAGCTGTTCGGCCCGCACAAAGTCTATTAACAGCGCCCCCATTTGGGCCATGGTGAGTGCCTGTTCGGGTTCGCGTGCGTCGCCAAAACCGGGCAGGTCAATGGCCACCACGCGGCCGTGGCCCTCCAGCGCTGTGCTGAGCTGCGCAAAATAGGAGATTCCCATGCCAATGCCGTGCACCAGCAGGAACGTCCGGGCCGCCACAGTGCCGGTGTCGGTCATGACGATCTCATGCTCACCGAAGACTACTTTGCGCACGCTCATGCTTCACAGTATCGCCGAGTTTCGCCAACCCGGGTGAGACGGGCGCCCGGGTAGTTCACCAGGGCGACCGGCAATGGTCAGTCAACTTCGACGAAGAGCCTGATTTTGGTGCGGATGCCGTCGAAGTGGCGGCTGAGGAGTTCGGCAGCGGCCGCGGCGTCCTTGGCTGAGACTGCGTTGTAGATGTCTCGGTGTTCGGCCGCCGTGTTGACCAGGTTCACGCTGTCCGTGCCGATCTCAACATGGATCTTTCGGTAGACCTTCCAGAACACGCTCATGAGGTTCATGAGCAGGTCGTTGCCAAGCGGCTCAAACAGCAGGCGGTGGAACTCTGCGTCGGCTTCGGAAAATTGTTCACCGCTGGCGGCGAGTGTCTCCATCTTCACCACGGCTGCTTCAATCTCCACCAGGTGTTCCGGGCTGACCACGCTGATGCACCCTCCGATGAGGCCCGATTCGAGAGCCTGGCGGATGTCAACGAGCTGCAGCGCCTCAAGACCTTCGTGGCGCAGTGACAGGCGCCCCCGGAAGGTCAGCCCGTCCGCCAGGGCATCAAAGTTGCTGGGTGCCACAAACATGCCGAACCCATGACGGATCTCAATGACGCCCAGCGCCTGCAGGACTTTCAACGATTCGCGCAGGGTGTTGCGGCCAACGCCGAGAACTTCACACAGTTCGCTCTCGGTGGGCATGGGGTCCCCGGCATCGAGGTCCCGCTCGAGGATGAGTTCCATGATGTCTGCCTGAAGCGCACGAAGCCGTGCCTGGGCACTGAACCTGGCCTTCGGCACTGCGGTTGAAATGGACAACTAAACTCCTCAGTTAGATAGGTGCTGCACGGTCCACACAGATTTTCACTTCAATGGCGAAATCAGGCGAACCGTCCCCGAGTACCATTGTTTCCAAGGCACGTGATCACCGCGGCTCGTGAGCCGGGCACCCGCAAGGGCGCCAAGGTGACCTAAGACATACAATATCGGATGTCCGACGTCTTGCCTATCCCCGCCACGCAGAGGGCCCCCGCCAGGCTTCACCACCCATTCGGGGAGGCTTGACCCGCGGACCCCTTCCGGAACCGGCGTCGCAACCGCCGTCGCGCCCTGGAACTCACGGACGCAGTCCGTGACCAAACCGAGACCACATTGCCACTTGACCTATCTTAGTGATGGCAATTACAGTTTCATCATAAGCATCGGACGTCCTACATCCGATAACTAATAAACGAAATGGTGAGTCCACAGAATGAGCAATACTCTTCAGAACCTACCTGCGACACCGGCGTCGCGTCGCACCTTCCTCAAGGCCGCTGGCGTCCTTGGTGCTGCAACAGCTTTCACCGCCACCCTGGCCGCCTGTGGCTCCAGTGATTCCAAGCCGGAGACCTCTGGCCCCGCGGGCGCAATCAACAAGGATGGCAGCATCGAAGCTGGCATCTCCTACTCGCTGTCAACTGGTTTTGACCCGATGAGCTCCTCGGGCGCAACCCCGATGGCAGCCAACCTGCACATCTTCGAAGGCCTGGTGGAACTTCACCCGGCAACGCGTGAGCCCTACAACGCCCTCGCCAAGGAAGACCCCAAGCAGATCGACGACCTCACCTGGCAGGTCACGATCCGCGACGGCGCCAAGTTCCACGACGGCACCCCCGTCACCACCGAGGACGTTGCCTACTCCTTCGAGCGCGTGCTGGACCCGGCCAACGCCGCCCTGTTCGCACAGTTCATCTTCTTCATCGACTCCGTCAAGGCCCTCGATGACAAGACGGTTGAGTTCAAGCTCAAGACCGCGTTCGCCGGCTTCGGCCCGCGCATCTCCGTGGTCAAGGTTGTTCCCAAGGCCATCGCCTCCAAGGACCAGAAGTCCTTCGACGCCAACCCCGTCGGCACCGGCCCGTACAAGTTCGTCTCCGCAGCCAAGGACGACAAGATCGTCTTCGCCCGCAACGACGACTACAACGGCTCGAAGCCGGCACTGGCCAAGGACATGACCTGGTTCCTGCTCTCCGATGCATCGGCCCGCGTCACGGCCATGCAGTCCGGCCGCGTCCAGGCCATCGAGGACGTCCCGTACCTGGACGTCGATGCCCTGAAGTCCAAGGTTGACGTTGAGTCCGTGCAGTCCTTCGGTCTCATGTTCCTCATGTTCAACCTGTCCAAGGCCCCCTTCGACAAGAAGGAAGTCCGCCAGGCACTGCACTACGCCATCGACAAGGACGCCCTCATCAAGACCGCCCTCCTGGGCAACGCCGCGGCCGCCACGTCCTACTTCCAGGATGGCGGCGCCAACTACCAGAAGGCTTCCACGGTTTACACCTACGACGCCGAGAAGGCCAAGTCGCTGCTCGCTGACGCCGGCGTTTCGGGCCTGAAGCTGACCCTGACCAGCACGGACACCGCCTGGGTCAAGGACGTCACCCCGCTCATCAAGTCCAACTGGGATGCGATCGGCGTGCAGACCACGCTGGAGCCCCTGGCCTCCGCAGCCGTCTACGCTCCTGACAAGGTTGGCGGACTGAACTACGACGTCCTGGCAGCCCCCGGCGACCCGTCGGTGTTCGGCAACGACGCAGACATCCTGCTGAGCTGGTTCTACCGCGGCGACACCTGGGCCAAGAACCGCTTCGCATGGAGCGACTCGGCAGAGTACAAGGAAGTCCAGACCAAGCTCGATGCAGCCCTGGCCGCTTCCGAGGCCGACGCCAAGAAGCTCTACAGCGAGATCATCAACATCGTGGCCGAGCAGGCTCCGCTGTACCCGATCTTCCACCGCAAGCTGCCCACCGCCTGGAACCCGAAGGAACTTGACGGCTTCACGCCGCTGCCCACCACGGGCATCTCCTTCATCGGAGTCGGGCGCGTCTAGCAACACCGTTTCACACAGACCGGAGGGGCTGTGGCCTACCACTGGCCACGGCCCCTCCGCTCTGACACCATCTTTCCTATGACGCAGCGCACAGTCCCCGCTGGCGCCTGCAAAATAGAACCGGAGTAAAGTACATTGGCAAACTTTTTGCG from Arthrobacter stackebrandtii encodes the following:
- a CDS encoding alpha/beta fold hydrolase, encoding MSVRKVVFGEHEIVMTDTGTVAARTFLLVHGIGMGISYFAQLSTALEGHGRVVAIDLPGFGDAREPEQALTMAQMGALLIDFVRAEQLDRPILVGHSMGTQVVAEAAAQRPDLFPELVLVAPTVNSHERTIGKQAWRMAQDLFGESPKVVAVGVRNYAKTGPRWFIKKLHSMMEHSIEDTLPRIQAQTLVIRGGRDRVCPHGWVEGVTAMIPNATMVEVAGRGHETMVKDGHCVAEYILAHVGAA
- a CDS encoding alpha/beta hydrolase, coding for MKMLKRLGWWSLDYLYAGWRQLESVFRRGAPAHYAQGDPALPAVVLLPGVYESWFFLDPAAARLSALGYRVFTVPALGFNRLPVPDSAALATARLAALHAGHGVTRCILLAHSKGGLIGKHLMLDADRAKGVRLHRTDLTRDGGSPLPAPAAGVEVLGMVAVATPFAGSPYARYLMSRTMRDFSPADGALLALQEQAALNHKVVSIYPEFDPHIPGGSALAGAANIELPVSGHFRTLSDETVLAAVGHAVAQLAAEA
- a CDS encoding ABC transporter substrate-binding protein, which encodes MSNTLQNLPATPASRRTFLKAAGVLGAATAFTATLAACGSSDSKPETSGPAGAINKDGSIEAGISYSLSTGFDPMSSSGATPMAANLHIFEGLVELHPATREPYNALAKEDPKQIDDLTWQVTIRDGAKFHDGTPVTTEDVAYSFERVLDPANAALFAQFIFFIDSVKALDDKTVEFKLKTAFAGFGPRISVVKVVPKAIASKDQKSFDANPVGTGPYKFVSAAKDDKIVFARNDDYNGSKPALAKDMTWFLLSDASARVTAMQSGRVQAIEDVPYLDVDALKSKVDVESVQSFGLMFLMFNLSKAPFDKKEVRQALHYAIDKDALIKTALLGNAAAATSYFQDGGANYQKASTVYTYDAEKAKSLLADAGVSGLKLTLTSTDTAWVKDVTPLIKSNWDAIGVQTTLEPLASAAVYAPDKVGGLNYDVLAAPGDPSVFGNDADILLSWFYRGDTWAKNRFAWSDSAEYKEVQTKLDAALAASEADAKKLYSEIINIVAEQAPLYPIFHRKLPTAWNPKELDGFTPLPTTGISFIGVGRV
- a CDS encoding FadR/GntR family transcriptional regulator, translated to MSISTAVPKARFSAQARLRALQADIMELILERDLDAGDPMPTESELCEVLGVGRNTLRESLKVLQALGVIEIRHGFGMFVAPSNFDALADGLTFRGRLSLRHEGLEALQLVDIRQALESGLIGGCISVVSPEHLVEIEAAVVKMETLAASGEQFSEADAEFHRLLFEPLGNDLLMNLMSVFWKVYRKIHVEIGTDSVNLVNTAAEHRDIYNAVSAKDAAAAAELLSRHFDGIRTKIRLFVEVD